GCCGTAGATCTCATGAAGCACGAAGATGTCGCGCGCCCCTTCGGGGAGGGCGGCGATCGCGCGCTCGAGATCGAACGCCGTGTCGTGCGCGGGCGGAGCAACAGGGTCGATATCCTCGGTGCCCACCATCCGCCACGCCGAGCGCACCCGCTCGCGGCGGACGTTGACCAACACGCCGCAGAGCCACGTCCGCAACGCCGACTCTCCGCGGAACGTCGACATCTTGCGCGTGGCGCGCACCCAGGTCTCCTGGACGAGATCTTCGGCCTCGTGCTGGTCGCTCGCGGCGAGCCGCAACGCCAACGCGTAGAGCGCCGGGGTGTGCGCCCTGTACAGCGTCCGAAACGCGTCCTCGCCGGCGTTCAAGTCGCCGTCGTCGGAACTGCGAGTGCTACGCGGAAGAGCGTGCGCATTCAGGTGAGTGACACGTACCCCCGCGGGGGTTGGAATCGGGTTCTGGGGTGGATCGAGAAAAAGGCGCAAAAAAGGCGGGTCGAACCGGCGAGAGCTGGTCTGATGTCCGAGGTCCGACATCTGTCCTCCGACTTCGAGCCCAAGATCGGGGCCAGTCAAGGAAGACAGCCCGCGGAATGGCCGTGATGCCGCGCCGTTAATCCCATTCTGTTGGCCGGTCTATTTTGCAAGACGTTAGCGCCGCCTGACCAGGTCGAGGCTGGGATCTCGGGCGGCGACGATGACAACTGCGGCCAACAGAGCCAGCGGTACGATCACGAAGACCGCGGTGCCTATCGCGACGTCCGCGACTATGGCGCCTAGCATCGCCGCGGCGAGCAGCGCTGCCCCGACCTTGTTCGTGCGCGGAAAGAGAAACAGGGTGCCGCCACCGATCTCGACGAGTCCGGTGAATACGCGAAACCACTGGCCGAGGCCGATCTTGGCGAAGATTCGTACCCACTCGCCGTTCGGCGCGCTGTCGAACTTGCCCCAGCCGATGTACGCGAAGAGCGCCGCGATCAGGCCGCGCCAGATCCACCCCGCGACGTCGCGCCGGGGCTCGAGGTTTGACGGCATGCGCCATCATAACGCGCCAAGATTGCGCGTCGGTTTTTGGATGATGAAAAAAGAATGAACTCCCCGCAGTCGCTCGCCTGACTGCGGGGCACTCATGGTGTTCCCGCCACCGTCGGGACGGCTACCGCCTGACAGCGCTTAGGGTGCAACTTGGGCTTGCGCCGGCAAAACCAGCTTCGTTCCAACCGGGAGAATCGGAACGGTG
The sequence above is drawn from the Gemmatimonadaceae bacterium genome and encodes:
- a CDS encoding DoxX family protein, yielding MPSNLEPRRDVAGWIWRGLIAALFAYIGWGKFDSAPNGEWVRIFAKIGLGQWFRVFTGLVEIGGGTLFLFPRTNKVGAALLAAAMLGAIVADVAIGTAVFVIVPLALLAAVVIVAARDPSLDLVRRR
- a CDS encoding RNA polymerase sigma factor; the encoded protein is MNAGEDAFRTLYRAHTPALYALALRLAASDQHEAEDLVQETWVRATRKMSTFRGESALRTWLCGVLVNVRRERVRSAWRMVGTEDIDPVAPPAHDTAFDLERAIAALPEGARDIFVLHEIYGYAHHEIAGMLGVVEGTSKSQLARARTLLRRALNRDEGRP